DNA from Hyalangium minutum:
GCTGAACAGGCTGAAGGCCAGCACTGACAGCGTGTACTGGCTCCAGGTCTGCTCGTGCTTCGGGTCCGCGCCGCACAGGCGCAGCAGCACGCGCTCCACCGGGCCGAACACGCGCGGCAGGGGCTGCTTCTCTCCCTCGAAGACGCGGAAGAGGTAGCGGCCCAGGGGCTTCGTCAGCACGAGCACGAGCCCGAAGAACAGAAGGATCTGCAACCAACCGATGAGGGTCATGACGGTGCCTCTAGAACCGCTCTGGGCGGAGCAGGGCGTAGACAAGGTAGGCGGTGAGCAGCACCGAGAGCACGGCGCCAGCCGCGTATTCGAAGGTCATGGCGTGAATCCTTTCTTCTCAGAGGCGCTCGCAGCCGCGGGCATAAGCCCACGCGAGCGCGAAGAAACTGGTGGTGACGAGCACGAGTACGAGGTCCATGGACACAATCCCTTTCCCTAGAAGAAGGCCGTGACGCCGCCGATCAGGAGCGTCTGGGAAGGCTTTGACGTGGGCGCGCCGTCCTCCATCTTCCCGTGGCCCGCGAAGACGTCCTCGGTCGAGCGGTCGTGGCGCGCCTCGAGCTTGAGGGTGAGGTGCTCGGCGGGCTTGACCTCCAGGGTGAGAGTGCCCTCGGAGAGCATCTGCGCGGTGCCGCTGATGAGGCCGTCGCGATCCTTGAAGAACTCAGCGCGGGCGGCCACGGCCACCGGCTCGGAGAGCTGCACGCGGGCGCTGAGCGCGGCGGCATACCAGAGGGCCGTACCGGCCTCCGGAACGCGCTGCGTGCCCACGTCCGCGGTGAAACCCAGGCTGAAGGCGTCCGTCACCTTGTAGGTGGCCACTCCGTCGCCGAACAGACGCAGGCCGTCACTGCCCTCAGGGCCCTCCTCGCCGATGAAGGTGTTGAACGAGGCGGACAGGCGCTCGCCCGCGTAGGCCACCTGCGTACCCAGTGCCTTGCCGGGGTTGTTCTCGCCGATGTTCTGCCAACCGTTGATCAGGTGGAGCTGCGCGCTCCACGCATCGCTGAAGCGCCAGGTGCCCTTGAGACCGGTCTGGTAGTAGGGCGACAGCTCGCCCATCCACGAGCGTGTGTACGTCCAGTTGAGCTGAGACTGCAGCGACTCGAAGCCGATGTGGCTGGGATAGATGCCAGCCTCCAGTGTGAGCGGTCCCCGGGCGAACGAAGCCGAGGCCTGCTGCACGAAGCGCCACACGTCCGGTCCCACCGCGGTGCCCGTGGGCTCACCCGCGTGGAGCACCTCCATGCCCGTGCCGTAGCCCAGCAGGAGGCGGAAGCCCACCGGCGCTGGCTCCAGGCTCGCGCCCAGCGTGGCGAGATTGAGGGAGAACTCGTTGTGGCGCTTGGCGCTGGTACCCGTGCCTGGAATGAAGCTGGCTGCATCCACGGGCCGGTTGAAGTTGAAGCCGTAGTACGCATCGACTCCGGCCTCCACCTTCAGGCGGGAAGCGAGCGCCTCGACAAGAGACGGTGCAGGAGACTGCGCGACAGGTACGGCGGGCGGCACTTCGGCTGGGCCAGCTTCCGCCTGCGGAGCAGGGGATGCCGCCTGCGCGGTGCACACGCCGCACAACACGAGAGGGAGCGGGGAGAGCGCCATGGCTTTCCTGAAGAGAGGGGGACGGACCGAGCCAGCGAGAGCTCACCGGGTCGCGCGGTTCATGTCGGCCAGTTGATCCCTGCAGGCCGCGTTGCACTCTGGGAACTTCAGGAGGAACTGGGCCTCTTGCCTGCACCGGCCTCCGAGCCCCGGCTTCGCCTGCGGCTGACACACCGCCTGGAATCCGTCCCAGGTCTCGCGGAAGAGCTGGGCGCGAGCTTGAGGGTCCATGCCCGCAATGGCCCGCTGCTCGGCCGTGAGGGTCCTCGCCAGGAGAAGAAATGCCCCCAGGACCACCACTGCGCCGCACAGCAAGGCAAGCCACCGGATCCTCGCCCTTGCCTTGAGCGAAGGGGCGTCATCCCTCGAGGGTCGTGGCAGCGAGAGCGTCATCAAAGAAGACATGCGCATACGCCCCTCCCAGTGCAATCGACGCGCCGGGAGCAGGAAGCAAGCGTTCCGAGTGGAGTGCAGAGGCCCCCTACCCGGGGCCACCTTGCAAAACGCAAGATTCACCCCAGGGTCAGGCTGCAACGGGCAAGGTCGATGTCCGCTCCAGGCACTGTTTGGGGAGCATGCGAGGAGCGGGGCTCCTCACACCGCTTCAAGAGCAGGCCGTGGGGACCCAAATTTCAGAAAGGATCAGCACCCGCAGAGAGGCGGTAAGAGACTCCGGTTCTGCCGAGCGTGGAACCGTCCGGGTCAGGGAGCTGCGGGGAGGACGCGGAACTCGGCGGCGCAGTCCAGCAACCGGTGGATGGCCGCTTCGTGATCGCCGTGGGCGGCCTGGAGGAAGGCGTCCTCCCAGGTGTGCCAAGGGGGAACGCGGGCGGTGTCCTGAAGCCAGCGCTCGAAGCGCAGGTACTCCTCGTCCTTCAGGCCCGCCAGGGAGAGGCACAACCGGTAGCCGTCGATGTACCCGGCCATGCGCTCCACTCTCGCCTCGCCGATGTACATGAGGATGCGGCCCACGCGGCGGATCTCCAGCAGCTCGTCCAGGGTGGGCACGGGAGGTTGGGTGGGCCGCATCGCCGACGGTCTGCCCAGCCGGCTTCGCTCCTCGGTGTTCAAGGGCATGGCCGCGAGTTCCTCGGGGGACAGGCCGCGGAACTCGGCCACGGAGTCGAGGTACTTGCGGACCGCGCGGGTGTGGTCGCCATCAAACTCCCGCAGGTAGGCCTCCGCCCAACCTTCCGCGGGCCACGCCTTCTTCACATCACGCAGCCAGAGGCCAAACAGGTGGTCCTGACCTTCATCCATGCCGAGATGATACGTACACTGCCAGTACCCGCCCGTGAAACACCTGAGCCGCCCCGCGTTCGGGATACCCATGTACAAATAGGGCGGTGACTGGCGCGTCCGCATGTCGCTGCGGATCTGGAGGAGCACGTCAACTCGGGTAGGCGGGACCTTTGCTGCAGGAGAGAGCTGTTCCTGGCTCATGGTGACTCCACGACCTTCTCGACGATGGGCGCCAGCGCGGCAAGCCGACTCATATAGTCGGCCCAGGGGAGCCCTGATGCGGAGCGCTTCCGAGAGGCAGCGCCCAAGGTACAAGCTCTCGCCGATTCCGTGACTGGGGCACCTCCAGAGAGACTCCTGGAAACCACCTGGGCTACCCAAGCCCGCGAGTGCATGGAAGCGCTCGGGTTCCGGAGCCTTCTGAAGGATGGGACGCCTTCGAGGGATACCCCGCCGGAAGCAAGTGAGACGAGGTTGGCTCACTCGGTCAGGTGACGGCCGTGGGGCCCCAAAAGGGTGCAAGCGGCAGCGCTCTCCTGTATTTTCAGCTTCTCGAGAAAAGCAGGTGAGTCACGTGGGAGAGCAAGATGGGCTGGAGACTTCAGGGTGTTGGGGTGCTGTGTGTTATAGGCAGCGTCCTGACATGCTCAAGCCCCAACCCCAACCTGCGCGCCACCCGCTTACCTGACGGGAGCATCGAGGTGAAGGGGCCACTGGCGGGCCCCTTTTCAACTCTGGAGGCACTGGCCATGAACGCGTGTGCAATCGTGACCAGTCAACCCGGGGCGTCAAACGGTGTATATGGGTTTGAGTATTGCGCCCTGAACTACTATTCACCCCAGGAGAAGGCGTACTTCCTCAGCTACCTCTCCGATTTCAAGAACAGGCCCGACACGACTACCAAGACCTGTGCGCTCCCCAGGTTGCTGGATGACGCTGGCCATAGAGACGCAATCATCATCGGTGGTGTTCATGGACATCCCCACAACCGGCGTTTTTCAAGATCTGACTTGAGCATCTGGTCGAACTGGAATCCCACTCGTTTCAAGGACAAAACCACCGAGCACCTATGGGATCGCCATCTCATGCTTTTCTACCGCGAGAGAACCGGCGAATGCAGAACCTACCTGTACAACCAGGCAACACGAATTGTCCATGCACTGCGCAATGACAAATGGGTTGCTATCGGCAAAGCCTACAACGACGTGGGTGATATCCAGATGTTCGAAGGCCAGGATTGGCTGCCTTGAGCAAGAGCATCACGGCAAGGAGCGCGGGAACGAATCGCAACCGCAGGGCCTACTGGCAACACCCCACCGAGGCGAAGCGACATGAGGCTTCTTCTTCCTTCTCTACTCTGTTGCGCCAGCATGCTGGCGGGCTGCTCTTTCTTTGGGTACTACAAACAGGAAAAGCCAATCTGGGCACATCCTGAGGAGGGCGCCAAGGTTCAGTTCTTGAACTCATTGGAGGGAGGAACCCGGCTGACCGGGCCCATGATGGCAGCCTTGAAGGTAGCCATGGATGACTACCTTCCTCCCAGCGTCAGGGCTGAAGACCAGAAGTATCCGGCTGGCAAGTGCCTCGCCCAGTGGAAGTACATCAACGTCACGGTTTTCCAGGCCAGCGATGACCTCTTCTTCGTGCTCTTCATTCCGGATCTCTCCCACTGCGGGCCCGGGTTCATCGAACTGGACGCGGGTGCTGAGTACGCGATTGATGGCAAGGGGCGCATTCTCGCCAAGCAGTGACCCGGTTCGCCTCTGGAGCCAACCCTGCCCAGGTGGGAGGACCGCTGAGTTTCATGGGCGGGCCGTGGGGACCCATTTGCCCTTCCAGTAGCACGAGGAAAGGCCCCTGGGTCCTCTCCTCTCTCCTGGAGACGGCCATGGCCAAGGCGTACAGCTACCTGCGATTCAGCACCCCCGAGCAAATGAAGGGAGATTCCCACCGGCGGCAAAGCACCCTCGCCCAGAAGTACGCGGTAGATCACCACCTGGACCTGGACGACAGGTTGACGTTCAAGGACTTGGGGGTGAGTGCCTTCCGGGGCAAGAACGCGGGGGAAGATGGACAGCTTGGAGCCTTCCTCGCTGCCGTAGAGGCTGGGAAAGTGGAACCGGGTTCGTACCTGCTTGTTGAGAGCCTGGACCGCATCAGCCGCGAAGCAGCCTGGATTGCACTTGGCACCCTGACGAACATCCTTGCTCGGGGGATCTCGCTCGTGACGCTCTATGACGGGAAGGTCTACTCCCAAGCGTCGATGACGATGAACCCCATGGACCTCATGTTGGAAACGACCCTCTGATAACGCGGGTTTTCGATCGCGGGGATCGCGGCGAAGCGCGGGATCGTCCTCCCGGATTAGGATCAGGAACTCGCAAAATCGGTGGGTTAGCGAGCTTCGGGTCGCGGGCTCTCCAACTCCTGGCTGACCGCGCTGGGCAGGATCGTTCTGAACGATCGCGTCGAGAAGCCCCTGTTTTGCGTCCGCTTCTTGGCAAAACAGGGGCTTCTCGACGCCACAGGGGGCCCGGGGGCTGTAGGCCCCTGGAACTCGCAAGTGCGGGCACTGTCTTGGTTTTTCGATCAGATCAGCCCGCGCTCAAGGTGAGTCGCGCTCGCGACCGCCGCGATCGTTACGCCGCGCTTCTTGAGGATCGTCTCCACTCCGCACGGCCGACAGAGCCCAGGGCACTCCCGAATGTTGCAGCACTTCCCCGTCCCACCACACTCGGCGCATACCAGCCGAGCATTCCCCTGACTGCCGGCGTCCTTTGTGGGAGCAGGACTGGACTGGTCCTCCTGTCCTCGCCCGAATGCCCCCCCGTCTAACCCTGTGGAAGGAGAAGAGACTTTCCCCCCTCCACCCTTCAAAACTGCCTTACGCCTTGAAGGCCCTGAAAGGCCCTAGGAGCCACGGAAGGTGGCGCGGCCCCCCACAGAGGGTTGCCCGGCAACGTGGCCCTGCGAGGCCCCTGGAGGCCCTGGAGGGGCTGTTTGAGGCTGGGGGGCCTTAGAACTCCTAACAAAAATCAGCTTTGAGGGGCCTCTCCCCTCGGGGCGGTGGCTCCAGCCCTTATTTTTGTTAGGAGTTCTTAACCAGAAACCAGCGGAGCAGGCTTAAAGCCGCACACCAACAGCACCATGGATCGACGCTTCCACAAGAGTACGCACCTGCGCTTGAAGCATGTCCAAGTCGGACTGACCAGAGCGGTGCAGGATGCCACCAGGCGTCCCCCGAAGTTCAGCATCGCATCTGACAGTCGCGTCCCAAATGATCACTTGGGGGCTGTCGCCTGCTCTGAACTTCGCTTCGTACGTGTACCTCTGCATGCTGTGCGGGTGTTCGTACTCTCCGCTGAACTTCCAAGCCATAGTGCGTGCCTCGTTGAGCGGGGAGGGAGGTATCCCCAGCGGGTGGTCGGCATCGTGGCCCATAAGGGACTGAGGCTCTAAGTGGGGCTAAGCGTCAGGCAGCTTCTTCGGATCGACGGCAGCGAGGATCGCATCAACTGCGCGAGCAGGTAGGACGCCCTTGCTCACTTGGCGCGTGAGGTACTTAGGGAACTTCTCGGGCAGGTAGGTTTCCTGCATCCAGATCCAGAACTCACTAAGGGCCGCGAGAGGATAGATCCACGCCTCAACCCCCCCTTTCGCCTGCGGGAAATAGGCCGGGTAGCGGTGCGGGTACTTCTTACGCTTGCCGAGCCGCGCCTGTGCGCCGCTTTCCTCCCAGTACTGAGACCAAGCCATCCCGATGCTGATGTCTGGCACCGTATGTTCGTCCAGCGGGAGTCCGTTCTGAGCAGCGGTCACTACCA
Protein-coding regions in this window:
- a CDS encoding recombinase family protein, which translates into the protein MAKAYSYLRFSTPEQMKGDSHRRQSTLAQKYAVDHHLDLDDRLTFKDLGVSAFRGKNAGEDGQLGAFLAAVEAGKVEPGSYLLVESLDRISREAAWIALGTLTNILARGISLVTLYDGKVYSQASMTMNPMDLMLETTL
- a CDS encoding porin codes for the protein MALSPLPLVLCGVCTAQAASPAPQAEAGPAEVPPAVPVAQSPAPSLVEALASRLKVEAGVDAYYGFNFNRPVDAASFIPGTGTSAKRHNEFSLNLATLGASLEPAPVGFRLLLGYGTGMEVLHAGEPTGTAVGPDVWRFVQQASASFARGPLTLEAGIYPSHIGFESLQSQLNWTYTRSWMGELSPYYQTGLKGTWRFSDAWSAQLHLINGWQNIGENNPGKALGTQVAYAGERLSASFNTFIGEEGPEGSDGLRLFGDGVATYKVTDAFSLGFTADVGTQRVPEAGTALWYAAALSARVQLSEPVAVAARAEFFKDRDGLISGTAQMLSEGTLTLEVKPAEHLTLKLEARHDRSTEDVFAGHGKMEDGAPTSKPSQTLLIGGVTAFF
- the kdpF gene encoding K(+)-transporting ATPase subunit F, which encodes MTFEYAAGAVLSVLLTAYLVYALLRPERF